The Sinorhizobium meliloti genome includes a window with the following:
- a CDS encoding putative metallopeptidase: MRLQPPISLFENISSPAFIPAENMPEWIKATFLNPSLTLHNEQHAHLAYAEIGFLWTVVENSRKGRRIIGDCEEGKPQGAMGKWPRARAEMQVRQWFGFVPDFIITLDAEYCRACGDAEFMALVEHELYHAAQETDAFGAPKFGRSTGRPVFTIRGHDVEEFVGVVRRYGADAAGVRAIVDAANRPPEIALAKIIAHACGTCQLRVA; this comes from the coding sequence TTGAGGCTGCAACCTCCGATCTCGCTCTTCGAGAATATCAGCTCCCCGGCCTTCATTCCCGCCGAAAATATGCCAGAATGGATAAAGGCGACCTTCCTCAATCCTTCGCTCACCCTCCACAACGAGCAGCACGCTCACCTTGCATATGCCGAGATCGGCTTTCTCTGGACCGTAGTCGAGAACAGCCGCAAAGGCCGCCGCATCATCGGCGACTGCGAGGAGGGAAAACCTCAGGGCGCCATGGGCAAATGGCCCCGCGCCCGAGCAGAGATGCAGGTAAGGCAGTGGTTCGGCTTCGTCCCGGATTTCATCATCACGCTCGATGCCGAATACTGCCGGGCATGTGGCGATGCAGAATTCATGGCGCTCGTCGAGCACGAGCTCTACCACGCCGCCCAAGAGACGGATGCATTCGGTGCTCCGAAGTTCGGCCGGTCGACAGGGCGCCCCGTCTTCACTATCCGCGGACATGACGTGGAAGAGTTCGTCGGCGTTGTTCGGCGCTATGGCGCAGATGCAGCTGGTGTCCGCGCGATCGTAGATGCCGCTAACCGCCCGCCAGAGATAGCCCTGGCTAAGATTATTGCCCACGCTTGCGGCACATGCCAGCTCAGGGTCGCCTGA